A genomic window from Triticum urartu cultivar G1812 chromosome 7, Tu2.1, whole genome shotgun sequence includes:
- the LOC125523219 gene encoding GDSL esterase/lipase At5g45910-like has protein sequence MARRTTSVTAAAGLLILGASCVFLLSAADGDGGTMRYNAMFNFGDSLSDTGNLCVNKSAAEELLLTFANPPYGMTYFGHPTCRCSDGRLVVDFLAKSLGLPFLPPSKLPGADFRKGANMAIVGATALDFDFLKSIGLGYPIWNNGAINVQLQWFRDLLPRVCGTQQSCRPYLAKSLFLLGSIGGNDYNAMLFFGFNVSRAKSYTPNVVDNIAAAVERLIELGAVDIVVPGTLPIGCVAIYLTILPSGDKSDYDEHGCLKPLNDLATYHNSLLQDRLNRVRARHGPAARIMYADYYAYAMDMLRDPARFGFTAPVAACCGAGGPPYNFQLDARCGMKGATACGDPWRHESWDGVHPTEAVNRLVADGWLRGPYCHPPILQ, from the coding sequence ATGGCTCGGCGAACCACTAGCGTCACTGCCGCCGCCGGCCTCCTAATCCTCGGCGCCAGTTGCGTCTTCCTGCTCTCGGCCGCGGACGGCGACGGCGGGACAATGCGGTACAACGCCATGTTCAACTTCGGCGACTCGCTGTCGGACACGGGCAACCTCTGCGTGAACAAGTCGGCGGCGGAGGAGCTCCTGCTCACCTTCGCCAACCCGCCCTACGGCATGACCTACTTCGGCCACCCCACCTGCCGCTGCTCCGACGGCCGCCTCGTCGTCGACTTCCTCGCAAAGTCGCTCGGCCTCCCTTTTCTTCCCCCGTCCAAGCTCCCCGGCGCCGACTTCCGGAAGGGCGCCAACATGGCCATCGTGGGCGCCACGGCGCTGGACTTCGACTTCCTCAAGTCCATCGGCCTCGGCTACCCGATCTGGAACAACGGCGCCATCAACGTGCAGCTCCAGTGGTTCCGCGACCTGCTCCCCCGAGTCTGCGGGACACAGCAGAGCTGCAGGCCCTACCTCGCCAAgtccctcttcctcctcggctCCATCGGCGGCAACGACTACAACGCGATGCTCTTCTTCGGGTTCAACGTCAGCCGCGCCAAGAGCTACACCCCCAACGTGGTCGACAACATCGCCGCCGCTGTGGAGAGGCTGATCGAGCTGGGCGCGGTGGACATCGTGGTGCCGGGGACGCTGCCCATCGGGTGCGTCGCGATCTACCTCACCATTCTCCCGAGCGGCGACAAGTCGGACTACGACGAGCACGGCTGCCTGAAGCCGCTCAACGATCTCGCCACGTACCACAACTCGCTGCTCCAGGACAGGCTCAATCGCGTCCGCGCCAGGCACGGGCCGGCGGCGAGGATCATGTACGCGGACTACTACGCCTACGCCATGGACATGCTCCGCGACCCGGCGCGCTTCGGCTTCACCGCGCCCGTCGCGGCGTGCTGCGGCGCGGGCGGCCCCCCGTACAACTTCCAGTTGGACGCGCGGTGCGGGATGAAGGGCGCGACCGCGTGCGGCGACCCGTGGAGGCACGAGTCCTGGGACGGCGTCCACCCGACGGAGGCGGTGAACAGGCTCGTCGCCGACGGGTGGCTCAGGGGACCATACTGCCACCCTCCCATCCTGCAGTAA